From a region of the Candidatus Margulisiibacteriota bacterium genome:
- a CDS encoding 50S ribosomal protein L25, which yields MQAVKIEVQKRTEFGKEKVNKLRNQNFIPVELYGTDLKENVSLKVDYKTISQHLLTGVLGKNTIFSFDLDGKTIYAITYEAQVHPISKKILHLDFKTVNETNKVKVKLLVKAVGNPIGVQKGGRLQQKVDVLQLMLLPQEIVPHVDVNVANLDAKEQLVIGDLVLPPSAEVLKFSASQQVFFIKV from the coding sequence ATGCAAGCAGTAAAAATAGAAGTTCAAAAACGTACAGAATTCGGTAAAGAAAAGGTCAACAAGCTTAGAAATCAAAATTTCATTCCCGTTGAATTATATGGAACAGATCTTAAGGAAAACGTTAGCCTGAAGGTTGATTACAAAACAATAAGTCAGCATCTTTTAACAGGAGTATTAGGCAAAAACACAATATTCTCCTTTGATTTAGACGGAAAGACTATTTATGCCATAACATATGAGGCGCAAGTTCATCCAATTTCTAAAAAGATTCTTCACTTAGATTTCAAGACAGTTAATGAAACTAATAAAGTTAAAGTTAAATTGTTAGTGAAAGCAGTTGGAAACCCAATAGGAGTTCAAAAAGGTGGAAGATTACAACAAAAAGTAGATGTACTTCAGCTTATGCTTCTTCCTCAAGAGATTGTCCCTCATGTTGATGTTAATGTAGCTAATTTAGATGCCAAAGAACAATTGGTTATTGGGGATTTGGTGCTACCACCAAGTGCAGAAGTTTTAAAGTTTTCTGCCTCACAGCAAGTATTCTTTATTAAGGTCTAA